Proteins encoded within one genomic window of Haematobia irritans isolate KBUSLIRL chromosome 5, ASM5000362v1, whole genome shotgun sequence:
- the LOC142241073 gene encoding larval cuticle protein 4-like, protein MFKYIVLLALIACAFADDGDVHAEVKSLKNDVRHDGFDWNLETSNHINEQASGDEHGNIHGFYEYITPEGEHIKVTYTADEHGYHPESDVLPKPHEIPAAILKSIEYIKAHPSKEESHK, encoded by the exons atgttcAAATAT ATTGTCTTGCTTGCCTTGATCGCTTGTGCCTTTGCTGATGATGGTGATGTCCATGCTGAAGTGAAATCCTTGAAAAACGATGTCCGTCATGATGGTTTTGATTGGAATTTGGAAACTTCCAATCACATCAATGAGCAAGCTTCCGGTGATGAACATGGTAACATTCATGGATTCTACGAATACATAACACCCGAAGGTGAACACATTAAGGTTACCTATACAGCTGATGAACATGGCTATCATCCTGAAAGTGATGTTTTGCCTAAACCCCATGAAATTCCAGCTGCCATTCTCAAGTCCATTGAATACATCAAAGCTCATCCTTCCAAGGAAGAGAGCCATAAGTAA